The Fulvivirga ligni genome window below encodes:
- a CDS encoding GumC family protein, whose product MILLVPSVAAVVTFFLSRNAAKEYRSTAHISTGYTQDVGIKLTDERFNAMDAGTKFSNLIERATSKQVLSLISYSLILHDLQSEDPFRKLVDKDDQPIRMSAEQKQMAIALFEKKKQNMEILSSYNDDERELMELLDKVKYSPEDIAENLNVSRVKFTDFLSISYLSQKPKLSAFVVNTLTDELIRYEKSLRADRSTEALDFFASLLADKQAVYEEKTEALKAYKAANNVGDVALESSSKIAQKGSLELQREETISKIQSLNLTIRNLEGRIARMESKQDSEGSLAELNTKIAEIRGRIRTLRSAYIDGGSKDADLKSNIDALSARLDILNNQASQISTVKVEGATLPELKEQLTQAELDLQIAQSKLSTVSATIGTIQGDVKNYADKEGTISVMRQAVERAAEEYSDALNKYNQEKSKSLISGVGLKPVLRGQPAGEAEASKTLLKTGLAFGATLMLCVFGVIFIEFADLSVKTPAQFERMTKLELAGVINQIKMTNNKLNLGYIFSDDGNTGDLTTFKHLIRKVRYEIESDQAQSILITSTEDKVGKSFLIVCLAYSLSLIKKKVLIVDTNFRNNSLSKMLMPKQSNQKLLKKGDFDDVKLIPSKSGEPASEETEKDSRSIISKTAHRDIDIIGSISSTDSPLEILSGRNFKFLIEDLKLDYDYILMEGASINNYSDTMELAAFADKVLPVFSAESVIKQVDKESIKYLRTLNGQLIGSVLNKVKTKDMKS is encoded by the coding sequence TTGATTTTACTCGTACCGTCAGTTGCAGCCGTTGTAACATTTTTTCTAAGTAGAAACGCTGCGAAGGAATACAGATCCACCGCACATATTTCTACTGGATATACACAAGATGTGGGGATTAAGCTGACTGATGAGCGTTTTAACGCTATGGATGCAGGTACTAAGTTTTCTAACCTTATAGAGCGTGCTACTTCCAAGCAGGTACTTAGCTTAATAAGTTATAGCCTTATATTACATGACCTCCAATCTGAAGATCCATTCAGAAAATTGGTAGATAAGGATGATCAGCCCATCCGTATGAGTGCTGAGCAAAAGCAAATGGCCATTGCTTTATTTGAAAAGAAAAAGCAAAATATGGAGATTCTTTCATCATATAATGATGATGAAAGAGAGCTTATGGAGCTTTTAGATAAAGTAAAATATTCACCTGAGGATATTGCTGAGAATTTGAATGTAAGTAGAGTGAAGTTTACTGACTTCTTGTCCATCTCTTATTTATCTCAAAAACCAAAACTTTCGGCATTTGTGGTAAATACTCTTACAGATGAATTAATCAGATATGAGAAGTCACTACGTGCTGATAGAAGTACTGAAGCACTAGATTTCTTTGCTTCTTTATTAGCCGATAAACAGGCTGTTTACGAGGAAAAAACTGAAGCATTAAAAGCTTATAAAGCTGCCAATAATGTTGGCGATGTAGCTTTAGAGAGTTCTTCCAAAATAGCCCAGAAAGGAAGCTTGGAATTGCAGAGGGAAGAGACTATTAGTAAGATTCAATCTCTCAACCTTACCATACGTAATCTTGAAGGGAGAATTGCGAGAATGGAAAGCAAACAAGATTCTGAAGGTAGTTTAGCAGAACTCAATACAAAGATTGCAGAAATTAGAGGTAGAATTCGAACCCTAAGATCAGCTTACATTGATGGAGGATCTAAAGATGCTGACCTAAAGTCTAATATTGACGCTCTGAGTGCAAGGTTGGACATTCTTAATAATCAAGCAAGTCAGATATCCACTGTGAAGGTAGAAGGGGCCACATTACCTGAATTGAAGGAGCAATTGACGCAAGCTGAATTAGACTTGCAAATTGCGCAAAGCAAACTCTCTACGGTAAGCGCCACCATCGGTACCATTCAGGGTGATGTTAAAAACTATGCGGATAAGGAAGGTACAATTTCAGTTATGCGTCAAGCTGTAGAAAGAGCTGCGGAAGAATATTCAGATGCACTTAACAAATATAATCAAGAAAAAAGCAAGTCACTGATATCTGGAGTAGGGTTAAAACCTGTTTTAAGAGGTCAACCTGCTGGCGAGGCGGAGGCATCTAAAACCTTGCTTAAAACTGGACTTGCCTTTGGAGCAACATTAATGCTGTGTGTTTTTGGAGTGATATTTATTGAGTTTGCGGATCTGTCTGTAAAAACTCCTGCGCAGTTTGAAAGAATGACTAAGCTTGAACTTGCTGGTGTAATTAACCAGATTAAGATGACTAATAATAAGCTTAACCTTGGTTATATATTTAGTGATGACGGCAATACAGGCGATCTTACCACTTTCAAACACCTCATTAGAAAAGTAAGGTATGAAATTGAGAGCGATCAGGCACAGTCTATTCTTATTACTAGTACAGAAGATAAAGTAGGTAAGTCATTCCTTATTGTTTGTCTGGCTTATAGCTTGAGCCTTATTAAGAAAAAGGTTCTTATTGTAGATACTAACTTTAGAAATAACTCATTGAGTAAGATGCTGATGCCTAAGCAGAGCAATCAGAAATTACTTAAGAAAGGAGACTTTGATGATGTGAAGCTGATACCATCTAAAAGTGGTGAGCCGGCTTCTGAGGAGACTGAAAAGGACAGCAGATCTATTATTTCTAAAACTGCCCATAGAGATATTGATATTATAGGAAGTATTTCAAGCACAGACTCTCCATTGGAGATTTTATCAGGAAGAAACTTTAAGTTCTTGATAGAAGATCTAAAATTAGATTACGATTACATCTTAATGGAAGGAGCCTCTATTAATAATTATTCAGATACCATGGAGTTAGCTGCTTTTGCTGATAAGGTATTGCCTGTATTCTCAGCTGAATCTGTTATTAAGCAGGTAGATAAGGAATCAATCAAATACTTGAGGACCTTGAATGGACAGTTAATTGGCTCTGTTCTTAATAAAGTGAAAACAAAAGACATGAAGTCTTAA
- the pckA gene encoding phosphoenolpyruvate carboxykinase (ATP) gives MKRSNLESIFKGFKNLGLANAKGVLWNLTPAELVSEAIKNNEGVLTSTGALMCDTGKFTGRSPKDRYIVKDDITADKVWWGNINIPFDSDKFDKLFDKVVNSLAYKRLFVRDAYAGADKDYQLKVRVIDTQAWHNLFCYNMFIRPEKEELVDFEPDFTIVAVPEYFANPEVDGTRAENFAIINFTRKIILVGGTGYTGESKKGIFSVLNFLLPEQKHVLSMHCSANTGKEGDTAIFFGLSGTGKTTLSADPDRFLIGDDEHGWSENGVFNFEGGCYAKVIDLTRESEPQIFDAIKFGSLLENTRFIPGTSIVDFSNKEVTENTRVSYPIDYISGACKPSKGDHPENIFFLTCDASGVFPPVSKLTVGQAMYHFISGYTAKVAGTEAGITEPTSVFSACFGAPFMPLHPTKYAELLGEKIKDHKVNIWLINTGWTGGAYGTGHRIPLKYTRRMISAALNGELENVEYNQLPVFGLNYPTTCPGVPEELLNPRNTWTNKEEYDEKAQLLAEKFTENFQNYESYANEEIMTGAPAAMQQA, from the coding sequence ATGAAACGTTCTAACCTCGAATCTATCTTTAAAGGCTTTAAAAATTTAGGCCTGGCTAACGCCAAAGGTGTATTATGGAATCTAACTCCTGCTGAACTAGTTTCTGAAGCTATCAAAAACAATGAAGGCGTACTTACCAGCACGGGAGCCTTAATGTGCGACACTGGTAAATTTACCGGAAGATCTCCAAAGGACAGATACATAGTAAAAGATGATATTACAGCAGATAAAGTGTGGTGGGGAAATATCAATATTCCTTTTGATTCAGATAAATTCGATAAGCTTTTTGACAAAGTAGTAAACAGTCTGGCTTACAAAAGGCTGTTTGTAAGAGATGCTTACGCTGGTGCAGATAAAGATTACCAGCTTAAAGTAAGAGTAATTGATACTCAGGCCTGGCACAATCTATTCTGCTATAACATGTTTATAAGACCTGAAAAAGAAGAACTTGTAGACTTTGAGCCTGACTTCACTATTGTAGCAGTACCAGAGTACTTTGCTAATCCTGAAGTAGACGGCACACGTGCTGAAAACTTTGCGATCATCAACTTCACCAGAAAAATTATTCTAGTGGGAGGAACAGGATATACTGGGGAATCTAAAAAAGGTATATTCAGCGTGCTCAACTTCTTACTACCTGAGCAAAAGCATGTATTATCAATGCACTGTAGTGCCAATACGGGTAAAGAAGGCGATACAGCGATTTTCTTCGGGCTATCTGGTACAGGAAAAACAACATTATCTGCAGACCCTGACAGATTCCTGATAGGTGATGATGAACACGGCTGGTCTGAAAACGGAGTGTTTAACTTCGAGGGTGGTTGCTACGCAAAAGTAATTGACCTCACCAGAGAGTCTGAACCACAAATTTTTGACGCCATTAAGTTTGGTTCATTACTGGAAAACACACGATTTATCCCAGGTACTAGCATAGTAGACTTCTCTAACAAAGAGGTAACAGAAAACACCAGGGTATCTTACCCTATAGATTATATCTCAGGTGCTTGCAAACCTTCTAAGGGCGATCATCCTGAAAATATCTTCTTCCTTACCTGTGATGCTTCAGGAGTGTTCCCTCCGGTAAGTAAGCTTACAGTGGGTCAAGCCATGTACCACTTCATTTCAGGTTACACTGCTAAAGTGGCAGGAACTGAAGCAGGTATTACAGAACCAACCAGTGTATTTAGTGCTTGTTTCGGGGCACCGTTTATGCCGCTACACCCAACAAAATATGCTGAGTTACTCGGAGAGAAAATAAAAGACCATAAAGTAAATATCTGGCTGATTAACACCGGATGGACCGGTGGTGCATACGGCACCGGACATAGAATTCCTTTGAAGTATACCAGAAGAATGATTTCTGCTGCACTAAACGGCGAGCTTGAAAATGTAGAGTATAACCAATTACCGGTATTTGGATTAAACTACCCTACAACTTGCCCAGGTGTACCAGAGGAGCTTCTTAACCCACGTAATACTTGGACCAACAAAGAAGAGTATGACGAAAAAGCTCAACTCCTAGCAGAGAAATTCACTGAAAACTTCCAAAACTATGAATCATATGCTAATGAGGAGATCATGACCGGAGCGCCAGCCGCTATGCAACAGGCCTAA